The following coding sequences are from one Pongo abelii isolate AG06213 chromosome 3, NHGRI_mPonAbe1-v2.0_pri, whole genome shotgun sequence window:
- the NELFA gene encoding negative elongation factor A, protein MPGLRRALSPKMASMRESDTGLWLHNKLGATDELWAPPSIASLLTAAVIDNIRLCFHGLSSAVKLKLLLGTLHLPRRTVDEMKGALMEIIQLASLDSDPWVLMVADILKSFPDTGSLNLELEEQNPNVQDILGELREKVGECEASAMLPLECQYLNKNALTTLAGPLTPPVKHFQLKRKPKSATLRAELLQKSTETAQQLKRSAGVPFHAKGRGLLRKMDTTTPLKGIPKQAPFRSPTAPSVFSPTGNRTPIPPSRTLLRKERGVKLLDISELDMVGAGREAKRRRKTLDAEVVEKPAKEETVVENATPDYAAGLVSTQKLGSLNNEPALPSTSYLPSTPSVVPASSYIPSSETTPAPSSREASRPPEEPSAPSPTLPAQFKQRAPMYNSGLSPATPTPAAPTSPLTPTTPPTVAPTTQTPPVAMVAPQTQAPAQQQPKKNLSLTREQMFAAQEMFKTANKVTRPEKALILGFMAGSRENPCQEQGDVIQIKLSEHTEDLPKADGQGSTTMLVDTVFEMNYATGQWTRFKKYKPMTNVS, encoded by the exons ATGCCGGGGCTGCGGCGCGCGCTTTCCCCCAAGATGGCGTCCATGCGGGAGAGCGATACGGGCCTGTGGCTGCACAACAAGCTGGGGGCCACGGACGAGCTATGGGCGCCGCCCAGCATCGCGTCCCTGCTCACGGCCGCGGTCATCGACAACATCCGTCTCTGCTTCCATGGCCTCTCGTCGGCGGTGAAGCTCAAGTTGCTACTCGGGACGCTGCACCTCCCGCGCCGCACGGTGGACGAG ATGAAGGGCGCCCTGATGGAGATCATCCAGCTCGCCAGCCTTGACTCGGACCCCTGGGTGCTCATGGTCGCTGACATCTTGAAGTCCTTTCCGGACACAGGCTCGCTTAACCTGGAGCTCGAGGAGCAGAATCCCAACGTTCAGGACATTTTGGGAGAACTTAGAGAAAAGG TGGGTGAGTGTGAAGCGTCTGCCATGCTGCCACTGGAATGCCAGTACTTGAACAAAAACGCCCTGACGACCCTCGCGGGACCCCTCACTCCCCCGGTGAAGCATTTTCAGTTAAAGCGGAAACCCAAGAGCGCCACGCTGCGGGCGGAGCTGCTGCAGAAGT CCACGGAGACCGCCCAGCAACTGAAGCGGAGCGCCGGGGTGCCCTTCCACGCCAAGGGCCGGGGGCTGCTGCGGAAGATGGATACCACCA CCCCACTCAAAGGCATCCCGAAGCAGGCGCCCTTCAGAAGCCCCACGGCACCCAGCGTCTTCAGCCCCACGGGGAACCGAACCCCCATCCCGCCTTCCAGGACACTGCTGCGGAAAGAACGGGGTGTGAAG CTGCTGGACATCTCTGAGCTGGATATGGTTGGCGCTGGCCGAGAGgcgaagaggagaaggaagactcTCG ATGCGGAGGTGGTGGAGAAGCCGGCCAAGGAGGAAACGGTGGTGGAGAACGCCACCCCGGACTACGCAGCCGGCCTGGTGTCCACGCAG AAACTTGGGTCCCTGAACAATGAGCCTGCGCTGCCCTCCACGAGCTACCTTCCCTCCACGCCCAGCGTGGTTCCCGCCTCCTCCTACATCCCCAGCTCCGAGACGACCCCAG CCCCATCTTCCCGGGAAGCCAGCCGCCCACCAGAGGAGCCCAGCGCCCCGAGCCCCACGTTGCCAGCGCAGTTCAAGCAGCGGGCGCCCATGTACAACAGCGGCCTGAGCCCTGCCACACCCACGCCTGCGGCGCCCACCTCGCCTCTGACACCCACCACACCTCCGACTGTCGCCCCTACCACTCAGACACCCCCGGTTGCCATGGTGGCCCCGCAGACCCAGGCCCCTGCCCAGCAGCAGCCTAAGAAGAACCTGTCCCTCACG AGAGAGCAGATGTTCGCTGCCCAGGAGATGTTCAAGACGGCCAACAAAGTCACGCGGCCCGAGAAGGCCCTCATCCTGGGCTTCATGGCCGGCTCCCGAG AGAACCCGTGCCAGGAGCAGGGGGACGTGATCCAGATCAAGCTGAGCGAGCACACGGAGGACCTGCCCAAGGCAGACGGCCAGGGCAGCACAACCATGCTGGTGGACACAGTGTTTGAGATGAACTATGCCACGGGCCAGTGGACGCGCTTCAAGAAGTACAAGCCCATGACCAACGTGTCCTAG